The Skermanella rosea genomic sequence AGCCGAGCGCCTTGGCCAGTTCGCTGCGCGGCGCCACCTGGCTCAGCCGCTCGGTCAGCCAGATCCGCAGAGCATTGAGCAGCGGCACCGCCTCGCTTTGGCGCACCGCCAGGCGTTCCGCGGGCGGCAACCCGTAGATCCGCCGCTCGATGCGGTACAGCGCGGCAATCTGCTTCACGCCCTCGGCGGCAACCGGCGAGCCCTTGGCGCGCACCAGATCGACCAGCTTGCGGCGGGCATGGCCAAGGCAGCCAGCCTCGACCATGGTGCCGCCCCGATACAGGTGATCGAAGCCGGAGAAGGCATCGGCCTGCAGCGTGCCGGTGAAGCCCGCCAGGTGCTGGCCCGGATGCTTGCCAGCCCGTCCGGCGGAGAAGCGGAACACCGCGATCGAGGGCTCGGCGCTACCGCGCGGCCTTGTGTCGTCGGCGTAGACCCAGAAGCGGCCGTCGTGAGTACCGGAGCGGCCAGGATTGAGTACGGTCACCGGCGTGTCGTCGGCATGGATTTTGGTCCGCCGGAGCAGCAGTTCGAGCAGGCGGTCGGCAATCGGCGCCAGATCGCGCGCGGCCGCCTCGACCCAGCCGTACAGCGTGGTGGTGGCGAGCAGAACGCCGAGCCGGGCGTAGTGCGCCGCCTGCCGGTGCAGCAGCATGTGATTGAGGTACTTGGCGATGACGACCTGAGCAATCGTGCCGGCGGTGGGCAGGCCGCGCTCGATCGGCCGGTCGTCAGGCGCCGGTGCCTGGGCCAGCTCGCCGCAGGCCCGGCAGGCGAACTTGGGCCGGACGGTGACGTGAACCTCGGCATGGGCCGGCACGAGGTGGAGCTGTTTGCTCTCATCCTGGCCAATCCGGGCCATCTCCCGGCTGCAGCACGGGCACTGCGTGCTGGCGGGCAGGATCTCGCGGACCACCTGCGGCAGACTATCGGGCAAAGGACGCCGGCCCCCGCGATTGCGGCGGCGCCGTCCGGTCGTGTCCGCGCCTGAGGGTTCCGCCTCGCCGGGATCGGCTGGCGCAGGTGCTGCCGTATCGAGCAGGCTGAGCTGGTCCGGGTTCATCCTTTCCGAGGAACGGCCGAAGATCCTGTGGCGCAGAACCGCCAGGAACGTCTCCAGCCGTTCGTTCTCGCGCGTCAGCACCGCGACCCGACGTTCCAGCGCGGCGATCCGCTGGAGCGGATCATCCATCGGGTTCGCAGGATTGCTGTCGCGCGGGGCTTCATCCATGTAAAGAAAGTATCCGCATCGGCCCTCCTGGTAAACAGCAGCAGAAGCAGTAACATAGAAGTAACGTAACCTCTGTTCAGACGATAAAGAGAGGCTTCGCAATGGGCTTTGTCTTGGCGGATCGCCAGTCCAGACCGTCAACGAGCAGCGACATCTGGGCCCGGCTGATCGTCACGATGCCATCCGCCGGGCTTGGCCAGATGAACTTTCCCTCGGTCAGGCGTTTCTGCATCAGCAGAAAGCCGGTGGTGTCGTACATCAGAACCTTGATCGTGTGCGCCGAACGTCCCCGAAAAACGAAAAGATGGCCACTGAAGGGATCCTGGAGCAGCACTGTCTGGATCTGTGCGGCCAAGCCGTCGATGCCGCGGCGCAGGTCGGTCCGACCCGCTGCCAGGTAAACACGCACGCCATCCGGCAGCCCAATCACGATCGCCTCTCGACAACATCGAGCAGCCGGTCCAGGGTCATGGCGTCGAAGCCACGCCCAATCCGGAGGACGCTACCCCCCTTCAGAACCAGTTCGATCCGGTCATCCCGCGGTTCCGGGACACTCACCACCGGTTCGGCGACATGGACCGCCAGAAACGTCGCCGCGGTTTCTGATCCGGCCGATGATGTCAGGGCGTCGGCGGCCTGCGCTTTGAGCCGGGAGTTCCAGTAGCCCAGCGTGCCCGCCTTCAGCCCATGCTCCTCACTGTACAGCCGCAGCGACAGGCCGCTGCTCCTCCAGCCCGCCACGTGATCCCGCCAGAACTGCTCCCGGTCTCCCAAGTGCCCGCCATCGGCCATCGCAGCCTCCATCGATTTCCTGCCATCAGGAAAACTCGGCTTCAACAGACCGGTGGAAAAGGTGCCTTCGTCGCTGGTTTACCTTGGTCTTGGACGGACGGCCTCGGATGGAGGCGGCCCGGACTTGCGGCATGGACCGTCAAACGCTGTGCGACTGGGTTCACCGCTACAATGCCGAAGGGGTTCGGGGCTTGTCCGATCGCAAGCCTCCTGGGGGCATCCCGAAGCTCACGGCCGGGCAGGAGGCGGAAGTGGCGGAGTGGGTTCGTGCCGGCCCCGATGTGGCGGAGGATGGCGTGATCCGGTGGCGCCGGAAGGATCTGGCGGCGCGCATCGAGCGGCGGTTCGGGGTCGTGCTGGCCGAGCGCAGCGTCGGCGCGTTGCTCAAGCGCCTGGCTTTCCGGCACGTGTCGGTTCGGCCCGTGCATCCGCAACAGGACGCGCAAGCCCTTGAAGCGCATAAAAAAACTTCGCCGCCCTGATAGTCAGGGCAGTACCCGAGGCGGCCAGGAGCAAGCCGGTCGAGGTATGGTGGCAGGATGGGGCGGAGGGGCCCCATGCCCGTGTCGGCCAGCAAGGCACCTTGACCTATGTCTGGGCCGATCACGGCAGCCGGCCGCGCGTGGCGCGCGACCTGCGCTATGAATGGACCTACCTGTTCGGGGCCGTCTGTCCCGCCCGGGACGTCGGTGCCGCTCTCGTCCTGCCCCGGGTCAACATCGACGCCATGAACCTGCATCTGGCCGAAATCGGCCGGCACGTCGCCAGCGGTCACCATGCGGTAGTGGTGCTCGATGGTGCCGGCTGGCACAAGCCGGGCGACAAGCTGAAGGTGCCGGACAACATCAGCCTGCTCCATCTGCCGCCCTACTGTCCGGAACTCAATCCGGTTGAGAACATCTGGCAGTTCCTCCGCCAGAACTATCTCAGTCATCGCGTCTTCGACTCATATGAAGCCATCGTCGATGCCTGCTGCAAGGCTTGGACGGCTCTCACAAGTACTCCGCAGCGCATCCGATCCATCGCAACCAGATCATGGGCGAAGGTCGATGTCTAATGCCGTTGGTATAAGAACAAATCCGCCCAAGAAAAAACAAATCTGAGGGAGAGAGCAGTGTACGTTTGCATCTGCAATGCTTTCACGGAAAAGCAAGTTTGCACGGCGATCCGCAAGGGAATATCAACACCGTCCGGCCTGTTCCGACATCTCGGTTGCGTTCCGCAATGCGGGAAGTGCGTGCCCACGGTGCGGTACATGGTGAAAGAGACTGACAATCTTTCGAGCGCCTCCGTACATTATGATGAGATTGATCATTTTGGATTGCAGGCTGCCGGATAATGGCCGCAGTTTCCCAATAGTTTCCATAAGCACGGTCCTTGATGACCGGCCTTGGCATGCCGGCGTTCAGTCGGATTACCTGACCGCCGCGGGATCGGGCGAAGTCTGCCCGCCCGGTGATTTCTGCACCAGCGTCCATCAGATTACTGTGTTACCGGATAATTGGATCCGGAGCGATCTCGGAACTTCTGAAGGCATGAGCCGCGATGTTGCGGCATCCATGTTGCCTCATGTCCTCGAACATCTCGGTGATCGCTGGATTGGTCAACGCGCTGACCGCAGCCTCCGCCGACACAAGCCTGATCAGGGCCATGGTGTTCGGCGACATGTCAAGCGCGTTCCAGTGAGCGGAGAATTCCTGGAAACCATTGAGTCTGACCAGCTCGGCGATCCAGCTCTTGGAACGCTCCCGATAGCCGGTGGCATCGAGATCAGCTGGCCGGTCGAAGAGCAGCAGGTAAAGTGCCATCTCACCCTCCGTGGCCCTCACCGCGGTGCGTGGCAAAGGCCGACTATCGGCATTCAGAACAGCGCTACGATATTGAGCCATATTACTTGCCACCACCCGTACAAACGCTTGGATGCCGCCGCGTCACATACTGGATCCTGTAACCGCCAGCGGCGTCTTGATCAGCGTCCGGAAAAATCCAACTTTCTACCGTCAATCATCAGCTGCCGGTGTCCGGAAACAAGGATCTTTCCAGGCGGTTAGCCCTCGATTGTCGCTTCAGTGGGCCATGAAGACCGGCACGCTGGCCATGGCCAGGATGTGGCTGGTGGCCCCGCCCAGTATCATCTGACGCAACCGGCTCTGGGTGTAAGCGCCCTTGATCAGCAGGTCACCACCAAGCTTATCGGTCTGCTCCAGGATGGTCTCACCAATGCCGCGATGCTGCGGAACATGAAGGGCGTGCGCCGGGATTCCAGCCCGGACGAGGGCGCGAGTCATCTCGTCCCCGGACGGGCCGGCGACCAGGCTACCCTCGACGGTAAGCACAATGACCCGGTCGGCTTGCTCAATCAGCGGGCGGGCAAAGGCGACCGTGCGCGCCGTCTCGGTGCTGGCGTTCCAGGCGATCACGATCGTCCTGCCGATCTGCGAGGGCGATCCGGGCGGCGCCACGAGGACCGGGCGACCGCTGTCGAACAGAAGAGTTTCCAACACAGCCATGCGCGGCGGGGTGGCGCCGCGGGAGGGCTGGCCCACGACCGTCAGGTCGAACAGCCGGGCATGCTGGCCGATGAACTCGTCACCCGGCGGCGCCTCGGCTCGGAAGGCTGCCCACGGACCGCCCGCTTCAGGCTTGGTGTCGACCGGGATCTGACGGTCGCGCAGGTAGACCTCGAAGGTTCTGTGCGCGCGTTGGATACCCTCCCAGTCCTCGCGCCGGAACTCCTCGATTACGTAGGGCGCGCCGATGCCGCTGGCCGCGATGCTGCCGGCGAAGTCCGGGCGGACGTGCAGCCCTTCCAGGTAGCTGGCGAACCGGCGCGCCACCAGCACCGCCGATTGCAGGGCCGATGGCAGAAACTCACTCTCTTCGATCGGGATCAGAAGGTTTTTCATCGCTTCATCCCCTCTGGATTGGCTTCAGCCATCCGCCTCGGACCAGCGCGGTACTACAATGACTGCCACTTCCACCATTGCAGCCCCGCCATTGGGTCGGACACCGCGATGCGCAATTGCTTTCCTTGACGGGCCATCACAGCATTGCAGGAAGGATCAATCCGGATCGACAAGTCGGGCTGGATCCTATCGATATCCGGCCGGTGGAAGAGCCGCCTGGCGACCCTGAGCGATTGCGCACCGCAGTCACACCACCTTTCCCCTGACTCCCGGCGGATGATCTACTGCGTCTTCTGACGTGGGTCGTCTTCAGGGTTCACGTAGTTCAGCCCCCACGGCCCTATGGAACTGATCTGAACAACCGTTTCCTCGTCGGTGTAAGCGAAATGCGTCATACCGGGACTGAAGGCGAAGAAGCTGCCCGCAGGCAGGGGCTGGGCCTTGTCCTTTTCGGCGGTCTCTCCGCTGCCGAGCTTGAACGTGCCCGATATCACAGTGACGACTTCAGCAACCGGATGCGTGTGAGGCGAGATGTGATAGTTGCTCGGCAACTTCAGCCGCAGGACGAACGGCTCCGCCTTGCTCGGATCGCCGTACAGCAAGGACGCCTCAGCCCCTTTTGGAATAACCGGCGGGGCGGCTGACCACTTGATCTCCTGTGGCGTCAGAATCGTATGAACTTCGGGATGCTCCCCTGTCTGAGCGGCTGCGGCACAACCCGTTCCTATCAGGAAGAGAATGCTTGTTGCTGCCAAGACGGCGTTCATAATGCACCTCCCTGGATTTCCGAAGCTTTCGTGTCTACGGCGCAGAGTCTCCAGGCAAGCCATATTGCGCGCTTTTCAAGCGGCACACATTTGCAATAAAGATAGAGCCGCCCTCCGACAGCAGCATTGTATCGCCGCAATTCGGCATACGGTCATCCTTTAGCCCACCGTTGGCGTGAAAGACTTGAACCGCAGGGAAGGTGAGAGAGGACATCAAGATCGTGATCCGCTGCAGGATGACACTGCCGTGCCGGCTGCTCCGATCGTCGAGCAAGAGGTGGAATAGAGGAAGCGGCCATATCATCTCGCTTCTCAACGGTGTGCGAGCCCGCGGAACTGAAATCAATCCATGCCAGCCGATCCGAGCCTTTCTGAATGTGACAGCAGCCGGAAACCCTTACCGTCCCCGGCGGACTTGGATGCGGTCTACGAGGCGGCGCTCACCCGGTACTTCGCTGATCGGCACTCCAGGGTCGATGACTTCGTCGGTCGGCATTTCTCCCTCCGGGGCACCTTGAAGATCCACCGCCGGGCGTTGGGCCTGGACATCCTCCGGGCACCGGTCAACCTGATGTTCACCGTACCGACCGCGACACTCAAGCTCTGCGCGACGCTGGCACGCTGGGCCGGGAAGTCCGACGCCGCTCACTGGCTCGACACCCGCAACCTGTTCCTCGAGACCGCGGTATCCCGCCACATCACCGAGTTGATCGAGGGTGAGCTTCTCGCCGGCCCCGGGGACAGGGCAGGACAGCAAGACCAGAGCGATCCGCTGGCCGAGGCGATGCTCGCCACCCCGGCGATCCGGACACTCCTCGCGCAAGCCGCGACACAGGGGAATGACCGCGGCGCCCACGCGTTCGAAACGCGGCTGCGCCAGGCGTTGACCGCCTACGGCGGCGCCCGTACCGCCGCGGGAGAGATCACCACGGCGGCTGTCAGCCTGTCCGTCGGCGCCATCGTCTTCCACCAGATGACGCCCGGCATGCTCACGCTCGGCCCCAGCATCGCCGCCGTGCTCGCCCACCAGGCAGCCATCGAGGCGTTCCCGCTGGGCGTCGGCTTGGGTGCGCTGTGGTACTCCTTGCTTCCGGTGTCCCCTTCGACGGAGCTGGTGGTCGGCATCACCGTCGGCCTGGCACTCCTTGGCGCTACCCTGGCGGCCTTCGCCGGGATCCTTGCCGATCCGATCCAGCGACGCCTCGGCCTGCATCAGGCACGGCTGCACCACCTCCTCGACGTCCTGGAAGCCAACCTTCGCGGTAGGACGGCGAGCAGCTTGAGAGTGCGGGACCACTATGTTGCCCGCCTGCTGGATGCTCTGGATTATGCCGGTCTGGTTCTGCGCCTGACGCGCACGGGCTGAGCATGTCTCGATTTCGATCCTGCTGCTACCACCCGGCCGACACTCCTATGCCGCAACGAATATGCTTAATGCGACAATACTCGTCATGACATGGCCAAAAAGTCATCAAATGGAAAATACATTGAAGCTTGGGAGAATGGGTCACACAATGAGATCCAACAAGACACAGATGGACAAAGCGCCATGGATCCCGCTTCGTACCCTGACGTGACGCTCAGAAGCTTTTCCACCAGCGCGAAAGCCGCGGATTACCTCAAGAACGAAGACTTTGTCTTCATGGAGGCTCCTGGACGTTGGCTGCGCCTTGAAGAGACAGGGCCGGTATATGCCCGGATCGTGCCAACCGCGGGAACCTTTCAGGTTCGGGTGTGCCGGTTGCAGAGGGGAACGTAGATCGCGCCCCGCCAACGCATACTCGATCCGGGGAGCCTCCTCATTTGCCTAAGACGCGGCCGATAAGTTGTATTTTCAACCTTCTTCACTGTCCATGATGTGACTAGGGACGAGGCAGTACCAGCTGGAGATAGATTCATCTGTTTCTGCCAGCGCTTCATACGGAGAGGTGGCAGACAGGCGCCTACAAGAGTTCTCACCTTCAACAGCCCGCACGTGCCATGTCCAGCGCGGCCCCCAAACCGACCAATTGCCTAGATCGATTTGGTGGTTGACCGCTTCCAGCGTGGCGGAGTATCGGCAGTTTTTGAGCTTTGCCCTGGAGAGTCATCGTGGTGGATGCTTTGCCAGCCGGTCCTGGCTCGGCGCCAGTGTCCAGTGATCGGCGGTTCCAGCTTCTCGTCGACGCCATCAAGGACTACGCCATCTACATGCTCGATCCGCAGGGGATCGTGAGCAGCTGGAATCCGGGGGCGGAGCGGTTCAAGGGCTACAAGGCCGAGGAGATCATCGGCCAGCACTTCTCCCGCTTCTACACCGAAGAGGACCGGCAGGCCAGCGTGCCGCGGCAGGCGCTCGCCGCCGCCTCGGATGAGGGGAAGTACGAGACGGAAGGCTGGCGGGTCCGCAAGGACGGCAGCCAGTTCTGGGCGAGCGTGGTCATCGACCCGATCCGCGGCGAACACGGAGAACTCCTGGGCTTCGCCAAGATCACCCGCGACATCACCGAGCGCAAGAACGCTCAGGAGGCCCTGCGCCAGAGCCAGGAGCAGTTCCGCCTGCTGGTCCAGGGTGTCACCGACTACGCGATCTTCATGCTCGACCCGACCGGGCGCGTCACCAACTGGAACTCGGGCGCGGAGCGGATGAAGGGCTATGCCGCCGCCGAGATCATCGGCCAGCATTTCTCCCGCTTCTACACCGACGAGGACCGGGCCGCCGATGTTCCGAACCGGGCGCTGCGGACAGCGGGACGGGAGGGGCGGATCGAAATGGAGGGCTGGCGGGTTCGTCAGGACGGCCGCCGCTTCTGGGCGAATGTCGTCATCGACGCCATTCGCGACGAGACCGGAGGCTTGATCGGCTTCGGCAAGGTGACCCGCGACATCACGGAGCAGCGGCAGGCCCAGAAAGCCCTGGAGGAAGCGCGTGAAGCTCTGTTCCAGGCGCAGAAGATGGAGGCGGTGGGCCAGCTGACCGGAGGCGTGGCGCACGACTTCAACAATTTGCTCCAGATAATCAGCAGCAGCCTGGAGGCCGTGGAGCAACGGCTCGCGGCCGGACAGATCACCGTGGGCCAGCACATGGCAGCGGCCCGGACCGCGGTGGATCGGGCCGCGTCGCTGACGCAGCGGTTGCTTGCCTTCGCCCGCCGCCAGCCTCTCAAGCCGGAGTACACGAACCTGAACGCGCTCGTGCCTGGAATGCGGGACCTGGTCCAGAACTCGGTCGGGGAGGCGGTTCAGGTGGAGATGAGGCTGTCCGAAGGGCTCTGGCCGATCCGGGTCGACGCCAACCAGGTGGAGAGCGCGCTGCTGAACCTGGCGATCAACGCCCGTGATGCCATGCCCGACGGAGGACGGCTTGTCTTCGAGACGTCCAACATCCGGATGAGCAAGGCTGATGTGGCGTCGGAATCCGGAGTGGCGCCCGGCGACTACGTCATGCTCGCGGTGACCGATACCGGCAACGGCATGACACCCGATGTCCTGTCCCGCGCCTTCGAACCCTTCTTCACGACGAAACCCGTCGGTCAGGGAACCGGCTTGGGGTTGAGCCAAGTTTACGGCTTCGCCCGGCAGTCGGATGGGTGTGTACGGCTCGAGAGTGAGGTTGGGCGGGGCACCTCGGTGAAGCTGTATCTGCCGCGCTATCATGGGGCGGAGGAAATGAGGTTGGTTCCCCAATCAGCCCCTGAACCCCAGACGCTGGTGGCAGGGGCTGTTTTGGTGGTGGAGGACGAGGCAATTCTCCGCATGTTGCTGGTGGAAGTCCTGGAGGAGCAGGGCTACACGGTGCTGGAAGCCGAGAGCGGAAATGCTGCGTTGCCCCTCATCACCTCTGCGGAGCGGATCGACCTTCTGGTGACCGACGTAGGCCTGCCCGGCATCAACGGCAGGCAACTTGCGGAGATGGCGCGGTCACTGCGGCCTGACCTGAAGGTGCTGTTCCTGACCGGCTACGCCTACACTGCGATGGACAGGGAAGTGCTGGGACCGGGCACGGAGCTTCTCAGCAAACCTATTCCCATTGACAGATTCTGTTCCAGGGTGCGTCGCATGCTCCAGGGCAGTTGAGATTTCCTGACCTTGCCCCGCCCGACCGGCCCACCCGGCTGGTGAGCGATGACACTGCCCCTCACTCCTGCTCGCCTTTTCGGGGTGCAATCAGGAAAGGCTTGTCGCCCCGGGCGATGCGGTCGAGCAGGCGACGCACCCCGCGGGTCCGCTCGTCGGCCGCCGCGACTAGCCGGTCCAGCGCCTCGAAGTCGAAGCTCACCGGCGCCAAGCGCGCGGGTTCGATCAGATCCGCGTCCGGCGCCACCGCGGCTTCCCGGGGCTCAGTCGCCAGTTCCGCGAACGGCGGGGTCAGCGCCCGCCTGGGCCGGCCGCGCGGTCCGCCCCTGGCCCGGCGCCGGGCGGCGGTTGTCTCGGCCCGAATCGGCAGCAGGTGCTTGAGCCCGTAGAGCCGCCGCGCCCCCTGTCCGGTCCGGCCGGTCACCTCGGCGGCGCCCTCGAGCCCGACCAGCGCATCGAGCATCCGCGACGCGCCCTCGACCGAGCAGCCCAGTGCCTCGGCCAGGGCCGAGACGCTGAGCAGCGGCGAGGCGGCCAGCAGGTCGACCGCCGCCGGCAGCCGGGAGTTGGACCGGCCGCCGGCGCGTCGGGCGACCCGGGCGCGCGCCGCCAGCCATTCCCGCTCCATGGTCAGCAGCAGGTCGCGGCCGTCGGCGGCCTCGCGCCGGACCGCGTCGAGGAAGCGCACCGTGAAGCCGTCGGGATCGGCCGCACCCGCGCGCAGTGCGTCGCCCCCAGTAACGGCGGCCAGCAGGTGGATCATGGTCCCGTGCTCGCGCAGGTACAGCGGTACGGCGGCGCGGATCGCCGGCCGGCTGCCCTGCCCGGCCAGCCACTCCAGCATGCCCAGCGCGGCGGCGAACAGGGCCGGCCGGTCGCGGCCGCCGGCCCGCAGGCTGTCCAGGG encodes the following:
- the tnpC gene encoding IS66 family transposase, whose translation is MDEAPRDSNPANPMDDPLQRIAALERRVAVLTRENERLETFLAVLRHRIFGRSSERMNPDQLSLLDTAAPAPADPGEAEPSGADTTGRRRRNRGGRRPLPDSLPQVVREILPASTQCPCCSREMARIGQDESKQLHLVPAHAEVHVTVRPKFACRACGELAQAPAPDDRPIERGLPTAGTIAQVVIAKYLNHMLLHRQAAHYARLGVLLATTTLYGWVEAAARDLAPIADRLLELLLRRTKIHADDTPVTVLNPGRSGTHDGRFWVYADDTRPRGSAEPSIAVFRFSAGRAGKHPGQHLAGFTGTLQADAFSGFDHLYRGGTMVEAGCLGHARRKLVDLVRAKGSPVAAEGVKQIAALYRIERRIYGLPPAERLAVRQSEAVPLLNALRIWLTERLSQVAPRSELAKALGYMNAQWDALVRYAADGILEIDNLTAERALRGIAVGRKNWNVIGSDAAGKVAAVIYSLVETCRLNGINPEAYLTDVIGRIGRTRIQALDTLLPFNWRPPDAGNPADPGRMNIAPHTAAAAA
- the tnpB gene encoding IS66 family insertion sequence element accessory protein TnpB (TnpB, as the term is used for proteins encoded by IS66 family insertion elements, is considered an accessory protein, since TnpC, encoded by a neighboring gene, is a DDE family transposase.), which produces MIGLPDGVRVYLAAGRTDLRRGIDGLAAQIQTVLLQDPFSGHLFVFRGRSAHTIKVLMYDTTGFLLMQKRLTEGKFIWPSPADGIVTISRAQMSLLVDGLDWRSAKTKPIAKPLFIV
- the tnpA gene encoding IS66 family insertion sequence element accessory protein TnpA yields the protein MEAAMADGGHLGDREQFWRDHVAGWRSSGLSLRLYSEEHGLKAGTLGYWNSRLKAQAADALTSSAGSETAATFLAVHVAEPVVSVPEPRDDRIELVLKGGSVLRIGRGFDAMTLDRLLDVVERRS
- a CDS encoding IS630 family transposase (programmed frameshift), whose amino-acid sequence is MSCHQENSASTDRWKRCLRRWFTLVLDGRPRMEAARTCGMDRQTLCDWVHRYNAEGVRGLSDRKPPGGIPKLTAGQEAEVAEWVRAGPDVAEDGVIRWRRKDLAARIERRFGVVLAERSVGALLKRLAFRHVSVRPVHPQQDAQALEAHKKNFAALIVRAVPEAARSKPVEVWWQDGAEGPHARVGQQGTLTYVWADHGSRPRVARDLRYEWTYLFGAVCPARDVGAALVLPRVNIDAMNLHLAEIGRHVASGHHAVVVLDGAGWHKPGDKLKVPDNISLLHLPPYCPELNPVENIWQFLRQNYLSHRVFDSYEAIVDACCKAWTALTSTPQRIRSIATRSWAKVDV
- a CDS encoding (2Fe-2S)-binding protein, producing MYVCICNAFTEKQVCTAIRKGISTPSGLFRHLGCVPQCGKCVPTVRYMVKETDNLSSASVHYDEIDHFGLQAAG
- a CDS encoding universal stress protein yields the protein MKNLLIPIEESEFLPSALQSAVLVARRFASYLEGLHVRPDFAGSIAASGIGAPYVIEEFRREDWEGIQRAHRTFEVYLRDRQIPVDTKPEAGGPWAAFRAEAPPGDEFIGQHARLFDLTVVGQPSRGATPPRMAVLETLLFDSGRPVLVAPPGSPSQIGRTIVIAWNASTETARTVAFARPLIEQADRVIVLTVEGSLVAGPSGDEMTRALVRAGIPAHALHVPQHRGIGETILEQTDKLGGDLLIKGAYTQSRLRQMILGGATSHILAMASVPVFMAH
- a CDS encoding cupin domain-containing protein — translated: MNAVLAATSILFLIGTGCAAAAQTGEHPEVHTILTPQEIKWSAAPPVIPKGAEASLLYGDPSKAEPFVLRLKLPSNYHISPHTHPVAEVVTVISGTFKLGSGETAEKDKAQPLPAGSFFAFSPGMTHFAYTDEETVVQISSIGPWGLNYVNPEDDPRQKTQ
- a CDS encoding DUF6635 family protein, giving the protein MDAVYEAALTRYFADRHSRVDDFVGRHFSLRGTLKIHRRALGLDILRAPVNLMFTVPTATLKLCATLARWAGKSDAAHWLDTRNLFLETAVSRHITELIEGELLAGPGDRAGQQDQSDPLAEAMLATPAIRTLLAQAATQGNDRGAHAFETRLRQALTAYGGARTAAGEITTAAVSLSVGAIVFHQMTPGMLTLGPSIAAVLAHQAAIEAFPLGVGLGALWYSLLPVSPSTELVVGITVGLALLGATLAAFAGILADPIQRRLGLHQARLHHLLDVLEANLRGRTASSLRVRDHYVARLLDALDYAGLVLRLTRTG
- a CDS encoding hybrid sensor histidine kinase/response regulator, with protein sequence MLDPQGIVSSWNPGAERFKGYKAEEIIGQHFSRFYTEEDRQASVPRQALAAASDEGKYETEGWRVRKDGSQFWASVVIDPIRGEHGELLGFAKITRDITERKNAQEALRQSQEQFRLLVQGVTDYAIFMLDPTGRVTNWNSGAERMKGYAAAEIIGQHFSRFYTDEDRAADVPNRALRTAGREGRIEMEGWRVRQDGRRFWANVVIDAIRDETGGLIGFGKVTRDITEQRQAQKALEEAREALFQAQKMEAVGQLTGGVAHDFNNLLQIISSSLEAVEQRLAAGQITVGQHMAAARTAVDRAASLTQRLLAFARRQPLKPEYTNLNALVPGMRDLVQNSVGEAVQVEMRLSEGLWPIRVDANQVESALLNLAINARDAMPDGGRLVFETSNIRMSKADVASESGVAPGDYVMLAVTDTGNGMTPDVLSRAFEPFFTTKPVGQGTGLGLSQVYGFARQSDGCVRLESEVGRGTSVKLYLPRYHGAEEMRLVPQSAPEPQTLVAGAVLVVEDEAILRMLLVEVLEEQGYTVLEAESGNAALPLITSAERIDLLVTDVGLPGINGRQLAEMARSLRPDLKVLFLTGYAYTAMDREVLGPGTELLSKPIPIDRFCSRVRRMLQGS